A window of Hemibagrus wyckioides isolate EC202008001 linkage group LG03, SWU_Hwy_1.0, whole genome shotgun sequence contains these coding sequences:
- the six4a gene encoding homeobox protein SIX4a, which translates to MSSCGLNLSQTPEVRAPVWDAKEDDEDADDSECFARTPAAAVSDFSPSSSSSSPSTSSPSPLCFSAEQVACVCEALQQAGRVDRLARFLRTLGSRGGGGESVLRARALVAFHQARYSELYGILQGHSFSPACHAALQELWYKAHYTEAETARGRPLGAVDKYRVRRKFPLPRTIWDGEETVYCFKARSRNALRDAYARNRYPSPADKRNLAKVTGLSLTQVSNWFKNRRQRDRNPSKSESDGNHSTEDERSKGHEDLSPCPLTGHADGMTSHVPLSSRTPELHPTEGEKSFLFNGTFPPSSSRFLSSTGSPLFGVPGLAPLQPPAYRPESGGAKDRDRGSDKKMDRSEAISPSDRDGVCEKRMDRLDRGGEGMLPISFFRDTETEVKSRASGSGVESDHMEKIQLTGYVLGDEVTEDGRSEEMSLMRDSLTLPHLQLPLSSSPAAPAQVLVSVSSLAVEQERGSSAPLQSSTVLFNLGDSSVKRECERDLAFSCVQNTHLRFTHTLLHPPGGTDRLQGSWPSVDL; encoded by the exons ATGTCTTCCTGTGGCCTGAATTTGAGTCAGACACCGGAGGTCCGTGCGCCTGTCTGGGACGCAAAGGAAGACGACGAGGACGCGGACGACTCTGAGTGTTTTGCGCGCACGCCCGCCGCCGCTGTCTCTGATTTctctccttcatcatcatcctcgtcGCCCTCCACCTCGTCCCCGTCTCCGCTATGCTTCTCCGCCGAGCAGGTGGCATGCGTGTGCGAGGCGCTGCAGCAGGCTGGACGTGTGGACCGACTGGCCCGGTTCTTGCGCACTCTCGGCTCGCGCGGCGGCGGTGGTGAGAGTGTACTCCGTGCGCGCGCTCTCGTCGCCTTCCACCAGGCGCGCTACAGCGAGCTGTACGGCATCCTGCAGGGTCACAGCTTCAGCCCCGCGTGCCATGCCGCGCTGCAGGAGCTCTGGTACAAGGCGCACTACACGGAGGCGGAGACGGCACGCGGCCGCCCGCTCGGCGCTGTGGACAAGTACCGCGTGCGCCGGAAGTTCCCGCTGCCGCGCACCATCTGGGACGGAGAGGAAACCGTGTACTGCTTCAAAGCGCGCTCACGGAACGCTCTCCGGGACGCGTACGCACGCAATCGCTACCCGTCACCGGCGGACAAGAGGAACCTAGCCAAAGTAACGGGACTGTCGCTCACTCAGGTCAGCAACTGGTTCAAAAACCGGCGGCAGAGAGACCGGAATCCGTCCAAAAG tGAATCAGATGGGAACCACAGCACCGAGGACGAGCGAAGTAAAGGACATGAGGATTTGTCTCCGTGTCCACTCACAGGCCACGCTGACGGGATGACATCACACGTACCTCTCTCCTCCCGAACCCCAGAGCTCCATCCGACGGAAGGCGAGAAAAGCTTTCTGTTCAATGGGaccttccctccttcctcctccaGGTTCCTCTCCTCCACAGGAAGTCCACTGTTTGGCGTTCCGGGTCTCGCTCCTCTCCAGCCGCCGGCATACAGACCCGAGTCCGGCGGTGccaaagacagagacagaggaagcGATAAAAAGATGGACAGATCTGAAGCCATCAGTCCTTCTGAcagagatggagtgtgtgagaaaagGATGGACAGATTAGACAGAGGAGGGGAGGGCATGCTACCGATCTCTTTtttcagagacacagaaacagaggTGAAGAGCAGAGCTTCAGGATCAGGGGTAGAGTCTGATCACATGGAGAAGATCCAGCTCACCGGCTACGTTCTGGGAGATGAAGTCACGGAAGATGGAAGGAGTGAAGAAATGTCGCTGATGAGAGACTCTTTAACTCTTCCTCATCTGCAGCTGCCTTTATCTTCCTCGCCTGCTGCACCAGCGCAAG TGCTGGTTAGCGTTAGCAGCTTAGCAGTGGAGCAGGAGCGGGGCAGTTCGGCTCCTCTGCAGTCCAGCACAGTGCTCTTTAACCTGGGCGACTCCTCGGTCAAAcgggagtgtgagagagacctGGCTTTCTCCTGcgtgcagaacacacacctgcgcttcacacacacactgctacacccACCGGGCGGAACTGACAGACTTCAGGGGTCGTGGCCCTCAgttgacctctga
- the mnat1 gene encoding CDK-activating kinase assembly factor MAT1 yields MDDQGCPRCKTTKYRNPSLKLMVNVCGHTLCENCVEMLFVRGSSNCVQCDTPLRKSNFRLQLFEDPAVDKEVEIRKKVLKIYNKRDVDFPSLREYNDYLEQVEEIVFNLTNNVDIENTKQMMEQYQRDNRDIIQRNKAKLTREQEELEELLLMEQQDLEMKRLENLQEEKRHLNNKRKNKQALLDELESSHLPATLLLAQHKERAAQLESQIEKQKQTVKPATIFSTGILMGQTVSLAPVARMEEVLYRYYPLQIETCGPAVPELEQLARLGYLNHVRVATQQDLAGGYTAGLACHRAVQDAFSGLFPCT; encoded by the exons ATGGACGATCAGGGCTGTCCGAGATGCAAAACAACCAAGTACAGAAACCCGTCTTTAAAGCTGATGGTGAATGTGTGCGGACACACACT gtgtgagaACTGCGTGGAGATGTTGTTTGTGCGAGGTTCAAGTAACTGTGTCCAGTGTGACACTCCACTCAGGAAGAGCAACTTCCGCCTTCAGCTCTTCGAGGATCCTGCTGTGGATAAAGAGGTGGAGATCCGCAAGAAGGTGCTCAAaat atataataaGCGTGATGTGGACTTCCCCAGTCTGCGAGAGTATAATGACTAtctggagcaggtggaggaaatcG tgtttaACCTGACGAATAACGTGGATATAGAGAACACCAAGCAGATGATGGAGCAGTACCAGAGAGACAACAGAGACATCATCCAGAGAAACAAGGCCaaactg ACGAGGGAGcaggaggagctggaggagctCCTGTTAATGGAGCAGCAGGATCTGGAGATGAAGAGGCTGGAGAAcctgcaggaggaaaagaggcaCTTAAACAAcaagaggaaaaacaaacaggcCCTGCTTGATGagctg gagagcTCCCATTTGCCCGCTACCCTTCTCTTAGCGCAACATAAAGAGCGAGCGGCTCAGCTGGAGAGTCAGAtcgagaaacagaaacagaccGTCAAACCTGCCACCATCTTCTCCACTGGCATACTGATG ggtcaGACGGTGTCTCTGGCTCCAGTTGCTCGGATGGAGGAGGTTTTGTATCGGTACTACCCTCTCCAAATTGAAACCTGTGGCCCTGCAGTGCCTGAACTGGAGCAGCTGGCCAGACTGGG ttATCTGAATCATGTAAGAGTGGCGACTCAGCAGGATTTAGCAGGAGGCTATACAGCAGGTCTGGCGTGTCACCGAGCCGTGCAGGACGCCTTCAGTGGTCTCTTCCCCTGCACATAa